A stretch of DNA from Rhizobium sp. N324:
CAGCGACAACAGAATGCGGCACATGCCGTCATGCTCGGCATGCGCGCTGAAGGGTGCCGCCAGCCGTTCGACGGCGGCCTCCGGCAATGCCTGCCGCGGCAGTTGCAATAGCAGCTGGCGAACCGGCGTATTGTTTGTCAGCACATAGGGACGGCGCGGATCGTAGATCACAAGAGCATTGATGGAGACCGGCGCGTGCAAGCCCCCCTGGGTGATCGAGGCGCTGCCCTCGGTCTGCAGGATCAGCTTGATCGCATCGGGATCATCAGGCCCCGCCGTAACCCGCTCGCCGAAAACGATGTGTCGATCGGCTTCCAGCCGCGTCAGCCGGCAGGCTCCCAGCATGGCCGAGAGCATCGAACTCTTCTCTTTGTCGGCCGTGCCGAAATCGAGCCTGACATTGCCGAACAGCGTGCGGGCAAGCCCTGCGAACTCTTGGCCCCGAGCGGTGTCGACATGGCGGTGATCGGCGGAAAAACGCATGATGGCTCCCTCGCCTCAGCTCGCCAGATAGGCGCCGTGGAGAATGTCCGGCTGCGCTTTCAGCGTCGCGGCGGGTCCGTCGAAGACAAGGCGGCCGCGCTCCAGCACGATGGCCTTGTCGGCAAGATCCAGCGCGAGATTGGCGAATTGCTCGATCAGCAGCACGCCGATGCCGCCGGCAGCGGCGATCTTCAGTGCCTCAGCCAGGCGCTTGACCACGGCAGGCGCGAGGCCCAGCGAAAGCTCGTCGACGATCATGAAACGCGGCTTTGCGACGAAAGCCTGCGCCATCGCCACCATCTGCTTCTGGCCGCCCGAGAGATCGGATGCCGATTGGCGCCGGCGCTCGACAAGCTCGGGAAAAATCTCATAGGCGCGCTCCAGCGCCTGCCGGCGCGCCGCCGTGGAAGGCTCGAGCGCGGCGACGAGGATATTGTCTTCCACGGACAGTTGCCCCAGCACACGGTGACCCTCGGGAACGAGCGCAAGGCCTGCTCGGCGGATGCGGTCGGGCGCAAAACCTTCGAGCGCGATGCCGCCCAGACGCACCGCTCCGCCGCGCGGCAGAACGCCCGCCATGGCCATGACCGTGCTCGACTTGCCGGCGCCATTGGCGCCGAGCAGGGTCGTCACCTTGCCGGCCGCGACCGAAAAGGAGATGTCATGAATGACGCGTTTGCCGCCGCGTTCGACGGCGAGGTTTTCGACGCTGACCTCGGAAATCCCGCTCATCTCAGAACTCCCCCAGATAGGCGCGCCGCACGTTCGGATCGGCAAGCACGGTCTGCGTCGGGCCGAGCGCCAGCAGCTTGCCGTAGTCGAGCACCATGGTTTCGCTGCACATGGAGCGAATGAGCTCGACGTCGTGATCAATGACCAGAACCTGCGCGCGGAATTCGGCCGGGATGCGCAGCACCAGTTCGCGGAACGCCTTTCCCTCCTCCTCGGTCAGGCCGGCAGCCGGTTCGTCCAGCAGGATGAGCTTCGGTTTACCGACGACGCATTTCGCCAGCTCGACTAGGCGGCGCTGGAAAAGATTGAGCGATTGCCCCAGCCGGTCGGCAGCCGCGGCCAGGCCAACGAAGGCAAGAGCCTCATCCACCGCTTCGGGACGATGCGTAGCGCCGACGACGTGATCGGCAATCGCGGCGATATTGCCGGCAATGGTCAGGTCTTCAACGACCTGTTCGGTCTGGAACGAGCGGCGCAGGCCGGCGCGCACGCGCTGCAGCGGTGTCATCGGCAACAGCGCCTGAGCGCCGAGCGACACGGTCCCTTGAACCGGCCGGACGAAGCCGGAGAGCACGTTGAGCAATGTCGTCTTGCCGGCTCCATTCGGGCCGATGAGGCCCGCCACCGGCGCCGTCAGCACGGCGCTGAGTTCGTTGATCGGCCTGACGCCGCCGAACTGAACGACGAGATTGTCGATAGTGATCATCGTCCCCTCCCC
This window harbors:
- a CDS encoding helix-turn-helix domain-containing protein, which translates into the protein MRFSADHRHVDTARGQEFAGLARTLFGNVRLDFGTADKEKSSMLSAMLGACRLTRLEADRHIVFGERVTAGPDDPDAIKLILQTEGSASITQGGLHAPVSINALVIYDPRRPYVLTNNTPVRQLLLQLPRQALPEAAVERLAAPFSAHAEHDGMCRILLSLMESTMYEIGHLDAARRSSVGQTMIDLVRTMIGEGPAGQVVNPLDLLLARIKDFIARNIDQPDLTIAMIARRMGCSVRYIYRAFEAERLTPSDYIWDLRLQRAAAKLREAGGHSGEISGIAFALGFSSSAHFSRAFRARYAVSPSQWRKAALS
- a CDS encoding ABC transporter ATP-binding protein, with the translated sequence MSGISEVSVENLAVERGGKRVIHDISFSVAAGKVTTLLGANGAGKSSTVMAMAGVLPRGGAVRLGGIALEGFAPDRIRRAGLALVPEGHRVLGQLSVEDNILVAALEPSTAARRQALERAYEIFPELVERRRQSASDLSGGQKQMVAMAQAFVAKPRFMIVDELSLGLAPAVVKRLAEALKIAAAGGIGVLLIEQFANLALDLADKAIVLERGRLVFDGPAATLKAQPDILHGAYLAS
- a CDS encoding ABC transporter ATP-binding protein, which produces MITIDNLVVQFGGVRPINELSAVLTAPVAGLIGPNGAGKTTLLNVLSGFVRPVQGTVSLGAQALLPMTPLQRVRAGLRRSFQTEQVVEDLTIAGNIAAIADHVVGATHRPEAVDEALAFVGLAAAADRLGQSLNLFQRRLVELAKCVVGKPKLILLDEPAAGLTEEEGKAFRELVLRIPAEFRAQVLVIDHDVELIRSMCSETMVLDYGKLLALGPTQTVLADPNVRRAYLGEF